DNA from Thermoleophilum album:
CGCCTGGAAGCTGCCGAGTGGACGTCCGCGCACGCGGCGGGCACGCGCACGAGCGATCGCCAGCTCGAGCAGGACGCGCATCGAGCCGACCGCGCCGAGCGCCATGAGCAGCCGCTCCCATTGGAAGTTGGCCATGATCAAGTAGAAGCCGGCGTGCTCCTCGCCGAGTAAGGCGTCGTCGGGTACGACGACCCCGTCGAGAGCGATCTCCGCGGTGTCTGAGGCGTGCCAACCGAGCTTCTCGAGCGGCCGCCGCGTGATTCCCGGTCGATCGGTGTCGACGAGGAAGAAGGAGAGACCGCGGTGCCCTCCTTCGGGCCGGGTGCGCGCGGCCAACACCAAGAAGTGCGCTCGCACCCCGTTGGTGATGAATGTCTTGCTCCCACTCAGCCGCCAGCCGCCGTCGACGCGCTCAGCACGGGTGCGGATCGACGCGACGTCGGAGCCGGCATCTGGTTCCGTGATCGCCAGCGCCGCGATCTTCTCGCCCTTGATCGCTGGCACCAAGTAGCGCTGCTTCTGTTCCTCCGTACCGAACTTCCAGACCGGCGGTGTGGCGATCCCGATATGGGCGCCGATACCCGCTGCGACGCCACCCGAGCCACAGCGGGCCAGTTCCTCGCACAGCACCGCCTCGTCGACCCACGTACCACCCCTCCCGCCGTACTCCCGTGGGTACTTGAGGCCGAGCAGACCACGCTCGCCCATGCGCCGGAAGACGTCGTCGGGAAACGAGCGCGCCCGCTCCCATTCGTCGGCGTGCGGGCGCAGCTCGCCTTCGACGAACTCCCTTATCTCGGCTCTTAGGCGCTCATGCCTCTCGCCAAACGGAGGGACCGGCTTGCGCTCTGCGCTGGCGCCGAGCACCTGCCTAGAGCCCGTACGACTTGCCGATCACCTCGAGCATGATCTCGTCGGTGCCGGCGCCGATCCGGTTTAAGCGCAGGTCACGCCAGGCTCGCTCGATTCCGTACTCCTTCATGTACCCGGCGCCGCCGTGAATCTGCAGACACTCGTCGGCCACTTCGCAGGCGATCCGCGACGCGTACAGCTTCGCCATCGAGATCTCGCGCACCGGATACTCGCCGTTCGCGAAGCGCCAGGCGGTGCTGTAGACCATCTGCCGAGCCGCCTCGATCTTCGTTGCCATCTCGGCGAACTTGTGGCGGATCGCCTGGAACTTGCCGATCGGCCGGCCAAACGCTGTGCGCTCCTTGGCGTACTGCAGCGTCTTGTCGAACAGGCGCTGGGCGCCAGCGACCGCACCGGCAGCACCGATCAGGCGCTCGCCCTGGAGCTCCCACATGATGTGGTAGAAGCCCTTGCCCTCCTCGCCGAGCAGGTTCTCGTGCGGAACCCGCACGTCCTGGAACGCCAGCAGCGCCGTGTCGGAGGCGTGCATGCCGAGCTTCTCGAGTTTCTTCTCGCGAATCACGCCCGGCGAGTCCATGTCGACGAGGAACAGCGAGAAGCCGTCGTAGCCGGCGTCGGGGTCGGTTTTCGTGACGAGCACGATGAAGTCGGCGCGGTGCCCGTTGGTGATGTAGGTCTTCGAACCGTTGATCACCCACTCGTCGCCCTGGCGTACGGCGCGCGTCTTAATGCCGGCGACGTCGGAGCCGGCGTCAGGCTCGGTGATCCCGAGGCAAGCGATCTTCTCGCCCTTGATCGCGGGCACCAAGTAGCGCTGCTTCTGGTCCTCGGTCCCGAAGGCGAAGATCGGGGGGGTCGCCATGTCCGTGTGCACGGCAACACCCATCGCCAGACCGCCGCAATCACAGCCGGCCATCTCTTCCGCGAGGACGATGTTGCAGAAGTAGTCGCCGCCCTGGCCGCCGTACTCCTCGGGGTAGGAAAGACCGAGGAAGCCGAGCTCGCCCATGCGCTTGAAGACCCAGTTCGGGAACGTCTGCTCCTCCCACTCCTCGGCGTGCGGGCGGAGCTCGGTCTCCACGAAACGCCGGATCGACTCGCGTAGCTGCTCGTGCTCGTCGTTGAAGATGAAGTGCCGACGGCGGGTCTGGTGGTCGGGCTTGATGACGGTCTGGCTCGTGCTCATGCCTGGCACGGTAGCGAGAAACGCGCCGAAAGTAAACAGTCGTACTTTCCACTTTCGCCCAGGCGTGGTAGCGTGCCGGCGTCGCGATGACCGACGGCTATCAGCAGATCAGGTACGAGCTCGACGAGCGCGGTGTCCTGCGGGTCACGCTCGACAGTCCCGAGAACCGCAACGCGCTGACCGCCGAGCTGATGGGCGAGCTCGAGGACGCGCTCCAGCGCGCGCGCACTGACGACGCTGTCCGCTGCCTCGTCTTGACGTCTTCGCACGAACGTGTCTTTTCGGCAGGCGCGAGCCTCGACGCTTTCGCCGCTGACGTGCCACTCGTGCACAAGCACTTCGGCACGGCGCGCTTCCCGCGGTTGTTCCACGCACTGCTCGGCCTCGGCAAGCCGACCATCTGTGCTGCCAACGGGCACGTGCTAGCGGGTGCCCTGGGTTTGGCGCTGGCCTGCGATCTGGTAGTGGCCCGCGAAGGCGCCGAGTTCGGCACCCCGGAGATCAACGTTGGCGCCTTCCCGTTCATGATCATGGCGCTGATCTTCCGCAACGTGCCGCGCAAGCGCGCCAACGAGTTGCTGCTGCTTGGTGAGCGCATCGATGCACACGAGGCGCAGCGACTCGGCATCGTCAACCGCGTGCTGCCGGCAGATCGCTTCGATCAGTTCGTTGACGAGTGGGCGGGGCGTCTTGCTGCCAAGTCGCCGGTGATCATGCGCCTCGGTAAGGAGGCCATGTACCGCCAGCTCGATATGGCGCTCGACGAGGCGCTCGAGTACCTGCGTGCCCAGCTCTCCCTGGCTTTCACGACCGAGGACATCCAGGAGGGCGTGCGCGCTTTCTTCGAGAAACGCGAGCCGCAGTGGAAGGGTCGATGAACGCGGAAGAAGGCTTGAGGGAGGAGGCGCCTCGCTCCGGGACCGGGGGCGAGACGGGGGCGAGGCAGGCCGCAGCGGCCGGCGCGGGCGGGTCACGACCCGCCCGCGCCGGCGCCGGCGAGCTCGTCGCCCGGCCGCCGTTGCGCTCGCTGGTTGAGGATCTGCATGCCCGCCGTGAGCGGATCAAGCTCGGTGGCGGCCCCGAGAAGATCGCCGAGCAACACGCCAAGGGCAAGCTGACGGCGCGCGAGCGGCTCGACCTGCTCTTCGATCCGGGCACATTCGTCGAGATCGGCATCCATGGTCGCCCGCACTTCTCGCAGCGCGCGATGGAAGGCAAGGACGCTCCGGCCGACGGGGTCGTCTGCGGCTTCGGTCGGATCGACGGTCGCCTGGCCTGCTGCGCCGCTTACGACTTCACGGTGATGGCGGGGTCGATGGGGATGACCGGTGAGCTCAAGGTGCAGCGGCTTCGACACATGGCCCTCCAGAAGCGGATTCCGATGATCTGGTTGCTCGATTCCGCTGGCGCACGCATCCAGGAAGCGGCCGGCTCGCTGTTCGCTGGCTCCGGCGACCTCTTCCGCGAGGAGGTGATCATGAGCGGCGTGGTGCCGCAGATTGCGGCGCTGATGGGTCCCTGCGCCGCCGGCACCGCCTACATCCCGGGGCTCGCCGATTTCGTGCCGATGGTCTCAGGCCGAGGTTCGATGGCGCTTGCCGGTCCGCATCTCGTGCGGGCGGTGACCGGGGAAGACGTCACGCAGGAAGAGCTCGGCGGCGCCAAGGTGCACTGCCGGGTGTCCGGTGTCGGCGACCTCGAGGTTGCCTCCGACGAGGAGTGCATTGAGGCGATCAAGCGGTACCTCTCGTTCTTCCCCCAGAACTGCGACGAACGACCGCCGCGCAGCGAGTGCACGGACCCCGTCGACCGTATGGACGAGGAACTACTCGACGTGCTGCCGGACTCGCCGCGTCATCCCTACGACATGTACGACGTCATCCGTCGCATCGTCGATCACGGCGAGTACTTCGACATCAAGCCGCGCTTCGCGCGCACGATCATCACCTGCCTGGCGCGCATGGGCGGACGGCCGGTAGGGATCGTCGCCAACCAACCGAAACACCTGGGCGGCATCCTCGAAAACGATTCCGCCGACAAGGCGGCGCGCTTCATCAACCTCTGCGATGCCTTCAATATCCCGCTCGTTTTTCTGCAGGACGTGCCGGGCTTCATGGTCGGCACGAAGGTCGAGCGGGAAGGCATCATCCGGCACGGCGCCAAAATGCTGTACGCCGTATCGCGGGCGACGGTGCCAAAGATCACGGTGATCATCCGCAAGGCGTACGGCGCCGGCTACTACGTGATGTGCGGAAAGGCGTACGAGCCGGATCTGATCGTCGCCTGGCCATCGGCGGAGATCTCGGTGATGGGGCCGGAGGGCGCCGTCAACATCATCTTCCGCAAGCAGATCGAGGCCTCCGACGATCCCGACGCCACCCGGGCGCAGTTGATCGAAGGTATCCGCCGCACGATCGATCCCTACATCGCGGCGGGCAACGCGATGATCGACGACATCATCGACCCGCGCGAGACGCGCCCGACGATCATCCGCGCGCTCGAGATGGCAGAGAGCAAGCGGGTCGAGCGGCCGCGCAAGAAGCACGGCGTGATGCCGGTGTGAGGGAGGGGGAGGAGAGATGAGTCGCTTCGAGGACGCTTGCATCATCACCTGCGCGATCTCAGGTGTAGTCGCCAACCGCCAGCAGTGCCCGGCGATCCCCTACACGCCCGCCGAGTACGCGGCGGAGGCGCGGCGGGCAGTCGACGAGGGCGCGGCGATGATCCACATCCACGCACGCCGGCCGGACGGCACGCCGAGCTTCGAGGTCGAGGACTTCCGGGCGATCACGCGGGCGATCCTCGAGGAGGTCGGCGACGTCGTCATCAACTACTCGACCGGCGCGGTGGGCGTGCCCGTCGATAAGCGGATCGCTTATCTGTGCGAGCTCCGTCCCGACGTGGCGGCGCTGAACATGGGGTCGATGAACTATGCGAAGTACTCGCCGCGACGGAAGGATTTCGTCTTCAAGATGGTGTTCGAGAACTCGTTCGACACGATCATCGAGTTCTGCCGCGCGATGCGCGAGTTGGGTATCCGCCCCGAGCACGAGTGCTTCGACGTTGGGCACGTAGCGAGCCTCGAGCCGCTCCTAGACATGGGGCTCGTCGACGAGCCCCTGCAGGTGCAGTGCGTGATGGGTGTGCTCGGCGGGATTCCGGCGACGCCGCGTCACCTTCGCTACATGGCCGACGAGGTGCCCGGCGGGGCGGAGTCGCGCAACAACTGGGGGGTGATCGGTATCAGCCGCGATCAGTGGCGACTGATCGCCACGGCAGCCGCAATGGGAGGGAATGTGAGAGCCGGACTCGAGGACAACTTCTACCTGCCGAATGGCGAGATGGCGCGCTCGAACGGCGATCTGATCGCCGAGGCACGGCGCATCGTGGAGGCGGTGGGCCGGCGCCCGGCGACGGTTGCTGAGGCGCGTGAGCTGCTCGGCGTGCCGCGGCGGGAGGTCGGGGTCTTCGCCGAGGTCGCTAGTGGGGCGGGGGCGTAGTGATGGCGGGCGCTCTCGAAGGCATCAAGGTCCTCGACCTGTCGCGGCTCCTGCCGGGTGGCTTTTGCACGATGTTGCTCGCCGATTTCGGGGCTGAAGTACTGAAGGTCGAGGACACCGGCATGGGCGACTACGTGCGTTGGTCGCCGCCCCACTACGAAGGAGCCGAGCGCTCCGCCGCATCGGCGTTGTTCTTGGCGCTCAACCGAGGCAAGCGCTCGCTACGTCTGAACCTCAAGGAGGAAGAGGGCCGGGAGGTCTTGCTGCGGCTCGTACGCGAGTACGACGTGCTCGTGGAGTCGTTCCGACCGGGGGTGATGGATCGGCTGGGCGTGGGTTACGAGCGGCTGCGGCAGGAGAACCCGCGCCTCGTCTACTGCGCGATCACCGGCTACGGGCAAACCGGGCCGCTGCGCGATCGACCCGGCCACGACATGGACTATCTCGCGCTCAACGGGATCCTCGGTTTGACCGGTGAGCCTGATGGGCCACCGATCCAGGCGGCTGTTCAGATCGCCGACATCGGTGGCGGCTCGCTGATGGCTGCCTTCGGGATCATGGCGGCTCTGTGGGAGCGTGAACGCTCGGGCGAGGGGCAGTTCGTTGACGTCTCGATGACCGACGGCTCGCTCTCCTGGCTGGCGATGGTTGCAGCGCGCTACTTCTGCGACGGCCAACGGCCGCAGCGGGGGCGCCTCGAACTCGCTGGCGGACTTGTCTGCTACCGCCCGTACCCCTGCAAGGACGGCTGGGTTGCGCTCGGCGCGCTCGAGCCGAAGTTCTGGCAGGCCTTTTGCCGCGGCATCGGCCGGGAGGACCTAATCGAGCGCCAGTTCGACGGGCCGGGCTCGGATACGCAACGAGAGCTTGAGCGCATCTTCCGTGAGCGCACACGCGAGGAGTGGGCTCGCTTCGGTGCTGAGCACGACTGCTGCCTGGAGCCGGTGCTCGAGCTGGACGAGGCGCTGGACTCGGAGCTCGTGCGCGAGCGCGAGATGGTGGTGGCGGTAGACCAGCCAGGTGCTGGATCGGTTCGGCTATTGGGGGTGCCGGTGAAGCTCTCGCGCACGCCGGGTGCACCGCAAGGGCCGGGCCCGTCGCTCGGTGAACACACCGAGGAGGTCTTGACTGCGCTCGGTTATACGCCCGAACAGGTGGCGCGGCTAGTCGAGCAGGGGGTCGTGGCGGGGCCGCCGGTCGAACGCGCGGCCACCTGAGGGGTTGCGGTCGCGGCGCGCGATGCCCCACGATCAGCCGACACCGGCGAGCCGCGCTGATGCACACACGGACGATCAGGGTGCGCCGAACGGACGGCGCGAGCACTTACTAAAAATTAGCGAGCTCGCCCGCGAGAGCGGGGTGAGCACGGCGACGATTAAGCACTATCTGCGCGAAGGGCTGCTTCCCGAGCCGGTCAAGACCTCGCGCAACATGGCGTACTACCCGCGCGAGTTCGTCGACCGCATCAAGCTGATCAAGCAGCTGCAGGAGGAGCGGTTCCTGCCCTTGCGCCTGATCAAGACGATGCTCGAGGAGGACCCGGAAAGAGCACGTGCGCTGGTCGAGCTCGAAGATCGGATCCTCGAGCGCGCGCTCGAGGGAGAGCGCGAACGCACACCTCGGGCGGAGCTCGAACGCCGCTACGGCGTGCCGGGCGAGGTGCTCGATCGGCTCGCCGAGCTCGGCGTGCTTTCGCCGGACGGAGACGGCTACTCGCCGCTCGACGTGCAGATTGTCGAAGCGATCGGGCGCTTTCGAGCCGGCGGCTACGACGAGCGGCTGGGCTTCACCGTTTACGACACGTTGCGCTATAAGCGACTATTAGAGGAGCTCGCGCGCGAGGAGATCGCAGTGCTGATGGAGCGCCTTGCGGGACGCATGGCGACGGAGCGCGCGGTGGCTTTGATCGAGGCCGGAGTCGACCCATTGCACGACCTTATTGCGGCGCTGCACCGCAAGTTGTTGCTGCAGGAGCTGCGGCGCATGCGCGGACAGCAGGACTAACGCCAGCGATACGCGTCGCTAGCGACCCGGCGCTGTCCGAACAACCGGTGCTGCTGAGAGTGCAGCCCCGCGCACCCGCGAAAGCAGCGAAAACACGGTCGCTAAGGGTTCGTCGCGCCTGATCATGATGCGGCGCAACGCCAGTGGGTCGTCGCTGCGCGCGGCTAGCCCGGGCAGCTCGGTTTGAGCCGCGCGGTAGCCGGCTGCCGCGACCGCGCGCTCGACGCGACGATCGAAACGCCCTGCCGGGTAACAAAAATCGCTGGCCTGGACACCGAATAAGCGTGAGATCAGCCTCCGCGAGCCAACTAGCTCGTGTCGCAGTTGCGGTGCGCTGGCCTGGGTGAGGTCGGGATGGGTGAGCGTATGCGACGCGATCTCCCAGCCCGCCGAGTAGAGCGCGCGCACCTCAGGGGGGCGAAGTCCATCGGGCGAGTGCAGCTCGGCGAGCTCGAGGTTCAGCACGCCCGGCCAGTGCAAACGCTGCAGGACCGGGAAGGCGAAGCGGTAGACGCTCGCGTACCCGTCGTCGAAGGTGAGCACGACCGGTCGCTCGGGCAACGTCGCGCGTCCGCGCCAGGCCCTTATCACGCGCTCCAGCGTTACCGCCTGGAAGCCCCTTTGCCTGAGCCAAGAAACGATCCTCGCGAACTTCGCCGGGTCGAGGTAAAGCTCGGGATAGCGGGCCCCTGGTGGCGGGTTGCGAATCTCGTGAAACCCGAGCACCGGCACGCTCGCCGGTACCACGCCACGGACGCCGAGTGCGCGGCGCCGCTGGATGGAACTGGCCGCTGGCCGGTGTGGCGCGCGTCCGGCCAGGCGCTGCGGTGCGCTGCGACCGCCACCGCAGCCGGCCGTCGCGAGCGCAGCTATAGCCCCCATTACTACGAGCGGACGAAACCAGGCGCGGCGCTCTCTGGGCATTGGTCCCCGCAAGTCGCAAGGCACTGGCAGCGGTCGTCGGCAAGCTAGCGAGTGGCAGTGCTGAAACCCGCGCGCGACGCGCAGCGTCGCTCGCGACTTGCGGCGCACGGCCATCGGCGCACGGCCATCGGCGCGTGGCGGCGTAGACTCGCGAGCGTGGTCGGCGCGGTGGTGCAGATGAACTCCGGTGAGGATCGCGAGGCAAATCTCGCGCGTGCCGAAGAGCTCGTGCGTCGCGCCGCCGCCCACGGCGCCCGGCTTGTGGTGCTGCCCGAGAAGTTCAACCGGCTCGGTCGCCCGCAGTTCTGCGCCGAGCGTGCGGAGGGGCTCGATGGCCCGACCGTCGAGTGGGCAAGGCGACTGGCCAGCGAACTCGCGATCGACCTAGTCGCCGGTTCGCTGCTCGAGCGCCGGCCCGAGGGGCCGCCGGCGAACGCGGCCGTGCACGTGCGCCCCGACGGCGAGATCGCGGCCGTCTACCGCAAGATCCACCTCTTCGACGTCGATGTCGGATCGACCAGCTACCGCGAGTCGGCCTACGAGTCACGGGGCGATCGGGTAGTAGTGAGCGAGCTTGCCGATGGCACGAAGCTGGGGCTGGCGATTTGTTACGACCTGCGCTTCCCCGAACTGTTTCGCTGTCTCGCGCTCGCGGGCGCACAGGTCGTGGCGCTCCCGGCTGCCTTCACCGTTCCCACCGGCCGCGCGCACTGGGAAGTGTTGGTGCGTGCACGCGCGATCGAGAACCAGTTGTTCGTGTTGGCTGCTGGACAGGTCGGTCGACATCCGCCGGATCACGAAAGCTTTGGGCACTCGCTGGTTGTCGATCCCTGGGGCGCAGTGCTGGCGCGGGTAGCCGCCGGCGAGGGAGTCGCCGGTGCCCGGCTCGAGTTCGCCCGCCAGCGCGAGCTGCGCGCTCGTTTGCCGGTGCTCAGCCAGCGGGTTCCAGACGCTTATCGGGTGCCCGTGCACGCTTGAGCCGGGGCGAGCTGCGCAGCCGGCGCACCGTCCCAGCGGGAGCGCCGCGCCGCAGGGGGTTACCTGGGCGCGCGCCATCGCCGCTCACCACCGGGCATCGTGGAACTCCATAACACCGGTTCCGGTAACGAGCCGTAGGCCGCCGGGCAGTTCGCCGCTGAACGCACCGAAGGGCTGGCGGTAGTCGATTGCGATCAACCCCAGCCGCAGGCGTTCTGAGCGCTTGCTCCAGGGGCGAAAGTGCAGGGTGGTGCTTTCGTCGGGGCAGTGCACGGCGGTGAGATCGTCTTCAAACTCAACGGCCGGCACTTCGTACGGCTCGCCGGCGACCCACACCGTTCGCTCGCTCGCTTGCGGGGAGTCGTGGATACCACGCACGGGGTTCCAGGCGACAGTCTCCCCGGAGCTTGCTGTGCCCACGCCCGCGCACCAACGCCAGCGGGTGCGCCGCGGGTGGTAGCCGGCGCTTTCGTCGAGCAGCGCACCGCCTTCGAAGTTTTGCGTCGTGCGGTTCCGTCTGAGTCGCGCGCGAGCGGGTCCGTATCGCTTGCGTGTCCAAGCGAAGCTGCGGCCGGTTGGCGAGATCACCTCCACCTCGCCGCCGGGAGACGCCTCGAGTGTGAACTCAGTTGCACCGCAGCGCACGTAAACCCGCTCGGGCGCGACTGAGAAACGCCGCAAGAAAGGCGCCGCACGACCCACGAGAGCGCCATCGGGGGTCGCGATCGCCCACCACCGTCGAGGCAGTCCGGCGATCTCGGCGACGGCCGCGCAGGCGACAAGCTCGCGGCTTGCGAACAACATGTAGGTCCAGCGCTTGCGCGGTCGGCCTCTGTGCCAGAGCGGCATCGCTGCGGGTGGCAAGGGGACTCCTGGCAGTTCGAGTTGCCGCCGTCTCAGCGGGCGCGACGGCACCTGACTTAGCTCCCCGGGGGCCCTCACACCAACCAATTCGGGCAGCACTTTAGACTGCCAGATTGACTCGTCAATCAAAGGCGGTCGCTCGTACCGCAGGGCGCAGCGAGACGGCCGCCCACTCACTCGCTTTTCGATGGCAGCGGGAGCGCGTTCAGCTTCGAGCGGGTCGGCCGACAAGCGCCGACTGATTCTCGACGCTGCGATCCGAGTCTTCGCCGAGCGCGGCTTCCACCAGTGCCGGGTCTCCGATGTGGCCGACGAAGCGGGAGTCGCGTACGGGCTCGTTTACCACTACTTCCGCTCGAAGGAGGAGATCCTCAACACCCTGTTCCTCGAGCGCTGGCAGCTGATGCTCGACGCGATCGCCGAGATCGACCGTCGCGATCTGCCAGCCCGCGAGAAGCTCGCGCACGTGGCAGCGTTCATCGTCGATTCTTACCGCCACGACCCAAACCTGATGAAAGTGATCATCGTCGAGGTCACGCGCTCCTCGCACTCGTTCGGGGCACGCCACCTCGGGAAGATCCGGGAGGCCTACGACGGCATAGCGAGAATCGTCGAGCGCGCCCAGCGCGAGGGCTCATTTCGACAGGACATTCCCGCTGACTTCGGTGCGCTCTTCTTCTACGGCGCGATCGAGCAGCTCCTGACAGGATGGATCTTCGGCATGCTCCCGACCACCGAAGAGGAGTTCGAGCGTGCCAAACGCCTCGTCGTTGAGGCACTCTGTAGCGGGCTCGAGCTGACGCCGACAACGGGACGCGCACTCGCACGTTGAGCGGGCGGCCCCGGGCGGGCTCTCGCCTTCGCGCCGGTATCTCTGCTTGAATCCGCGCCGTGGGTGGGAGCGAGGTCGTTAAACGTCTCGCCTGGAATGGCTTGCTTGCGGCGACCGGTGCGCTTGCTGCCTACCTTGCGAATCGGCTGGCGGCGGCGATTTGGTGGCGCTTAACCGGTGAACGACCGCCCGACGAGCGCGCGTGACCCTACCCCCGCAAACACAGGCCGGAGCTGAGACCGTCGGTGAGGCACGGTCGCCGGGGAGCACTCCCCGTGCCGCCGGACCGGCAGCTGCAACCGGTCCGAACGATGCGCGAACCGGCACGCGCGGATCCCCCGGTGCAGAGAGCCTTGGCGCCGCCGCGGCACTGGGTGGCACCGAAGACAAGCGGGCGGCCTTGGAGCTAGCTGGTGCGTTCGTCTTGGGCGTCGCGTTCGCGGCGCTCTTGCGTCGGGCAGTGGCGCGATGAACGTGCCCGACGGTCATACGCGCGAGGTACAGGACGGCGCCCAGGCGCGCTCGCTCGCCGAGATCGTCGCCGACGTTTCGGCCCATTCGGCGCGCATCGTGCGTGAGGAGATCGCGCTCGCCAAGGCCGAGGTTGCGACCAAGCTTTCGAGCCTTTGGCGTGGAGCTCTAATCGCGGCCGCCGCCGGCGTGTTCTTGCTGGCCGCCGTCGTCACCGCCCTGCACGCCATTTCCTTGTTGATCGCCGACCTGCTGGGCGCCGCATCGTGGGTCGGCTACGCCGTCGTTACGTTGCTGCTTGTGGCGTCCGCGGTGGTTGCCGGCTGGGTCGCCTGGCGGCTCTTGCGGCGCGGTGCGCCGCCAACTCCGGAGCTTGCGATCGAGGAGGCCCGACGGACGCGTGCCGAAATCACCGGCGACGGCGCGGGCTCGATCTCGCACCGGCCGTCCACTGCTACCGCGGAAAGTCAGGAGGCTCACTAGGTGCAGCGTTCGCCGGAGGAGATCAGGCACTCGCTGGAGCTCGCCCGCCGTGATTTGGCGCGCTCGCTCGAGGAATTGCGCGCCAAGACGGTCGAGCTGTCGGATTGGCGCCTCCAGTTTCGGCGACACCGGCGAGCTGCGCTGATCGGGGCGGTCGCCGCCGGCTTCGTGCTCGGCGGCGGCCTTGCCGCCCTCACGAACTGGATCGCCGGCCGTCGCTGACGCTCAGCCAGCGCTGCCGGGGGCGCCGCGGCGCGCTTCGGTGCCGAGGGCGCCGACCTGCGCTCGCGCGCTTACCGCACGCCACGACTGCCACTCGCGAATCGCGAGCTGAACCGAAGCCGCCACCGGGATCGCGACGAGCGCCCCGAAAACACCGAGCAGTGTGGCGCCGAAGAGCACTGACACGATCACCACAAACGGATGAACCTGCACGGTCCGGCGTTGCACCTGTGGCTGCACGACGTGGTTCTCGAGCTGCTGGTAGACGACTGCCCAGATCACCCAGGCGATGGTGGCGGTCGGGAAGTTGACAAAGACCGTCACCAGCCCGACTACCAGGGCGGCCAGCGTCGCGCCGACCAGCGGTATCAGCGAAAACAGGCCTTGCACCATCGCGAGGGGGAGGGCAAAGGGAACCTTGAGAACCGTCAGCACTACGTAAGAGAGCGTCCCTGAGAGCGCCGAGATCGCAAGCGCGCCAGCCGCGTAGCCGCCGACCGCGCGTCCGGTGCCGTCGATCCAACGCTCGAGACTTGCGCGTTGGCCGGGTGGGCGCGTGGCGAGCGCGGCATCGATCCAGCGGCGGCCGTTCGCCAGCAAGAAGGCGGCCAGTACCAGCACCGTGACGATCGTGAAAAGGGAGTTCACGACTGTGAAGCCGACGTCCCGCAGCGCCTTTGCGGCGTCGGGCACGCGCTGCGGCAAGCGTGCGGCCTCCTGTCGCACTCGCTCGGTGACGCGATAGTCGCGGTCGATCTTGCGCAGCGTTGGGTTGCGGGCGACGAAGCGCTCGAGGTCGCGTGCGTAAACCGGTGCGTTGCGTGCCAGCTGCTGCGCCTCGCGCACCAACGGCGGGATCACTGCCGCGGCCAGTCCGACCGGGACCGCCAGCATCACCAAGTAGACGACCGCGATCGCGAGGGCACGGCGCCGAAGCACGCGCTCGAGACGGCGCACTGGTCCGGCCAGCACCGTCGCCAGGAAGGCCGCCGCCAAGATCCAGGACAGCGGCTGTCGCAGCAGCCATAGGAGATAGAGGCCGCCAACGACCGCCGCAGCAACCAGCAAGGAACGCGCGACGGTGCGCGGTGGTAGGTCGAGCACGATTCTGCTGGCGCCGCCTCCGTCTTCGGCCGGTGGTGATTGTGGGGATTCGCTCATCGAGCTCAACCCAGGAACCGTGGGTCCAGCCCGCCGAGGCCGATCAGTCCGGGCCCGGTATGGACGGCCAGAACGGGCCCGATTTCGCTAACGAAGTGCGGCTCAGAGCGGAAGATCTCGCGGCAACGCTCGACCAGCGTGTGGCAACTTTCGGGATCCGCGACGTGTTGCACTGCCCAAGCGGTTTGGCCGGCGTCGCGCAGCTCGCGCGCATACTCGAGCATCCGTTCGATTAGGCGGCGATGCGTGCGGACCCGCTCGAC
Protein-coding regions in this window:
- a CDS encoding 3-keto-5-aminohexanoate cleavage protein, with translation MSRFEDACIITCAISGVVANRQQCPAIPYTPAEYAAEARRAVDEGAAMIHIHARRPDGTPSFEVEDFRAITRAILEEVGDVVINYSTGAVGVPVDKRIAYLCELRPDVAALNMGSMNYAKYSPRRKDFVFKMVFENSFDTIIEFCRAMRELGIRPEHECFDVGHVASLEPLLDMGLVDEPLQVQCVMGVLGGIPATPRHLRYMADEVPGGAESRNNWGVIGISRDQWRLIATAAAMGGNVRAGLEDNFYLPNGEMARSNGDLIAEARRIVEAVGRRPATVAEARELLGVPRREVGVFAEVASGAGA
- a CDS encoding acyl-CoA dehydrogenase family protein, with product MSTSQTVIKPDHQTRRRHFIFNDEHEQLRESIRRFVETELRPHAEEWEEQTFPNWVFKRMGELGFLGLSYPEEYGGQGGDYFCNIVLAEEMAGCDCGGLAMGVAVHTDMATPPIFAFGTEDQKQRYLVPAIKGEKIACLGITEPDAGSDVAGIKTRAVRQGDEWVINGSKTYITNGHRADFIVLVTKTDPDAGYDGFSLFLVDMDSPGVIREKKLEKLGMHASDTALLAFQDVRVPHENLLGEEGKGFYHIMWELQGERLIGAAGAVAGAQRLFDKTLQYAKERTAFGRPIGKFQAIRHKFAEMATKIEAARQMVYSTAWRFANGEYPVREISMAKLYASRIACEVADECLQIHGGAGYMKEYGIERAWRDLRLNRIGAGTDEIMLEVIGKSYGL
- a CDS encoding enoyl-CoA hydratase/isomerase family protein, coding for MTDGYQQIRYELDERGVLRVTLDSPENRNALTAELMGELEDALQRARTDDAVRCLVLTSSHERVFSAGASLDAFAADVPLVHKHFGTARFPRLFHALLGLGKPTICAANGHVLAGALGLALACDLVVAREGAEFGTPEINVGAFPFMIMALIFRNVPRKRANELLLLGERIDAHEAQRLGIVNRVLPADRFDQFVDEWAGRLAAKSPVIMRLGKEAMYRQLDMALDEALEYLRAQLSLAFTTEDIQEGVRAFFEKREPQWKGR
- a CDS encoding acyl-CoA dehydrogenase family protein codes for the protein MLGASAERKPVPPFGERHERLRAEIREFVEGELRPHADEWERARSFPDDVFRRMGERGLLGLKYPREYGGRGGTWVDEAVLCEELARCGSGGVAAGIGAHIGIATPPVWKFGTEEQKQRYLVPAIKGEKIAALAITEPDAGSDVASIRTRAERVDGGWRLSGSKTFITNGVRAHFLVLAARTRPEGGHRGLSFFLVDTDRPGITRRPLEKLGWHASDTAEIALDGVVVPDDALLGEEHAGFYLIMANFQWERLLMALGAVGSMRVLLELAIARARARRVRGRPLGSFQAIRHRIAELATVLSVGEALTYHALRLFADGLDAVREVTQAKLFTQRAAVAVADACLQIYGGAGYTCADGVERALRDLRLGPIGGGTDEIMKEILGRQMGL
- a CDS encoding acyl-CoA carboxylase subunit beta, encoding MNAEEGLREEAPRSGTGGETGARQAAAAGAGGSRPARAGAGELVARPPLRSLVEDLHARRERIKLGGGPEKIAEQHAKGKLTARERLDLLFDPGTFVEIGIHGRPHFSQRAMEGKDAPADGVVCGFGRIDGRLACCAAYDFTVMAGSMGMTGELKVQRLRHMALQKRIPMIWLLDSAGARIQEAAGSLFAGSGDLFREEVIMSGVVPQIAALMGPCAAGTAYIPGLADFVPMVSGRGSMALAGPHLVRAVTGEDVTQEELGGAKVHCRVSGVGDLEVASDEECIEAIKRYLSFFPQNCDERPPRSECTDPVDRMDEELLDVLPDSPRHPYDMYDVIRRIVDHGEYFDIKPRFARTIITCLARMGGRPVGIVANQPKHLGGILENDSADKAARFINLCDAFNIPLVFLQDVPGFMVGTKVEREGIIRHGAKMLYAVSRATVPKITVIIRKAYGAGYYVMCGKAYEPDLIVAWPSAEISVMGPEGAVNIIFRKQIEASDDPDATRAQLIEGIRRTIDPYIAAGNAMIDDIIDPRETRPTIIRALEMAESKRVERPRKKHGVMPV